In uncultured Fibrobacter sp., a single window of DNA contains:
- a CDS encoding right-handed parallel beta-helix repeat-containing protein: MKRQILFSIALASSLVYAQNANSNAEESQPSSEVQEESGVADTTAHADSAKAPEQDSLQQALVVVPPPPQETLAEGTPLKGTLHGFLKADQSPYLITEDISVAEDMVLVVEPGVVLQFAPGTGLYVKGQFVVAGTRGNEVVFQSALGMPKSGDWKGIFITGDQTSEIRNAVIKDAATGVVVENGALKIHASKIEKTSSRGVYARNSKLTISETQFNKNDGAAVHVDSYSEANISGVHFDGNNVALYNGKLAITQVESSRFENNSYGILDMANSYLAFDNSQVSKNKVGASIDDVLEKEVLESIAGNETDYSKDFNDVSQMLPREPEIPGVESRPIGANDKVGDLLAQKKASEEEADSTQKGWSIYGNVMFDSYYHRVITSKNDTDEDVEVNGSVIKPGEKFNNIFQTPGFGTEANIYLLMQSFDGKTIEFSTNYTGDSWDHFSPNQVTLSYTDNYSHLILGDFNKAGGNIYMEGLPVFGVGYTLSLLKNNANQPLVELDGFFGENRKPYLKGDRHPEIYKDYIEDGETRAQRLTYGGSFKWAPLRRFDAKFGFIYANDEIEDPLFRDGSTHSSLTSEPMQKSLTAYADGNWLFYPGDIELNGQIAVGHADTADVYRERAINKVFTDAGLNTSSMSKLRQLMANESRINALSSKELEEIFGDNTTLSRSAMRDSLRTLIREAKSLKNDYEDERDEDRVFGLNWGSQDIALGGSLYWNIYKTTLSGHVKYVGANYYSAGSPDQLSNTREFGGNIEQIVTDFWTLNFGYQINVENAAKEEKTNILGLSEGTEWGLFGGDDTQWFDDHERDEYRTKYIQNWKLQNEFKLNKAVSIDVGYNLEYRTQYRPYQLHGNYILEDGIYKDGWFEARKGNPTTEIVSNGDTTFVDSARWTEYLALSSEDNLASKFQERIYRNSWSAGISVQAYRSIFRLGGRWTIRTDDSKFYKDSLISDMDLSNETIAKLGYYFGGADFFEHSYPLSITTNLGTIQNSLAVTPRFKSYERDDMTESEITVDEDFEIAFMKRFLTVGLSGEFRYMVTSWEEEGGSFDEKETDILGTLNLTVNHTKRLSSEWYGGTALYFRPDNLSDEYKDIFGGIRVNYAF, translated from the coding sequence CCTCCAGCAGGCTCTTGTCGTTGTTCCTCCGCCCCCGCAGGAAACACTTGCCGAAGGAACACCCCTCAAGGGAACCTTGCACGGTTTTCTGAAGGCAGACCAGTCCCCCTACCTTATTACAGAAGACATCTCTGTTGCCGAGGACATGGTGCTAGTCGTTGAACCGGGAGTTGTTCTGCAGTTCGCTCCGGGAACAGGATTATACGTCAAGGGACAGTTCGTTGTCGCGGGTACACGAGGTAACGAGGTCGTTTTCCAATCGGCACTGGGCATGCCCAAGAGCGGAGACTGGAAGGGCATCTTTATTACCGGTGACCAGACATCCGAAATCCGTAACGCCGTTATCAAGGATGCGGCAACAGGCGTTGTCGTAGAAAACGGCGCCCTGAAAATTCATGCGTCCAAAATCGAAAAGACCTCTAGCCGCGGCGTGTACGCGAGGAACTCGAAACTAACCATTAGCGAGACCCAGTTCAACAAGAACGACGGTGCCGCCGTCCACGTAGACAGCTACAGCGAAGCAAACATCAGCGGCGTTCATTTCGACGGCAACAACGTTGCCCTCTACAACGGCAAGCTCGCAATTACGCAAGTGGAATCGTCCCGTTTCGAAAACAACTCCTACGGCATTCTTGACATGGCGAACAGCTACCTCGCCTTTGACAACAGCCAGGTCAGCAAGAACAAGGTCGGTGCAAGCATCGACGACGTTCTTGAAAAGGAAGTTCTCGAAAGCATTGCAGGGAACGAAACCGACTATTCAAAGGACTTTAACGACGTTTCGCAGATGCTCCCCCGCGAACCCGAAATTCCGGGTGTAGAAAGCCGTCCGATCGGTGCAAACGACAAGGTCGGTGACCTACTCGCCCAGAAGAAGGCGTCCGAAGAAGAAGCCGATTCTACGCAAAAGGGTTGGTCCATTTACGGAAACGTGATGTTCGACAGCTACTACCATCGTGTCATCACAAGCAAGAATGACACCGACGAAGACGTCGAAGTCAACGGAAGCGTCATTAAGCCCGGCGAAAAGTTCAACAACATTTTCCAGACTCCCGGATTCGGCACCGAAGCAAACATCTACTTGCTGATGCAGTCGTTCGACGGAAAGACGATTGAATTCAGTACAAACTATACAGGCGATTCCTGGGATCACTTCTCGCCGAACCAGGTCACGCTCAGCTACACGGATAACTACAGCCACCTGATCTTGGGCGATTTCAACAAGGCCGGTGGAAACATCTACATGGAAGGCCTCCCCGTTTTCGGTGTCGGTTACACGCTTTCGCTCTTGAAGAACAACGCGAACCAGCCGCTTGTCGAACTGGACGGTTTCTTTGGCGAAAACCGCAAGCCCTACCTGAAGGGTGACAGACACCCCGAAATCTACAAGGACTACATTGAAGACGGTGAAACCCGCGCCCAGAGGCTTACCTACGGAGGCTCTTTCAAGTGGGCGCCGCTTCGCCGCTTTGACGCCAAGTTCGGCTTTATCTATGCCAACGACGAAATCGAAGATCCGCTGTTCCGCGACGGAAGCACCCATTCCAGCTTGACCAGCGAACCGATGCAGAAATCCCTGACGGCATACGCCGATGGAAACTGGCTGTTCTACCCCGGCGACATCGAACTCAATGGACAGATTGCCGTTGGACACGCCGACACGGCTGACGTCTACAGGGAACGCGCCATCAACAAGGTCTTTACGGACGCCGGGCTCAACACGTCCTCGATGAGCAAGCTTCGCCAGCTGATGGCAAACGAATCCAGAATCAACGCGCTTTCGTCCAAAGAACTTGAAGAAATCTTTGGCGACAACACGACGCTTAGCCGAAGCGCAATGCGCGATTCCTTGCGTACGCTTATTCGTGAAGCAAAGTCGCTCAAGAACGACTACGAAGATGAACGCGACGAAGACCGCGTATTTGGACTCAACTGGGGAAGCCAGGACATCGCCCTGGGCGGTTCTCTCTACTGGAACATCTACAAGACGACTCTTTCGGGACACGTCAAGTACGTCGGAGCGAACTACTACAGTGCAGGCTCCCCTGACCAGCTTTCCAACACTCGTGAATTCGGCGGCAACATCGAACAGATTGTCACGGATTTCTGGACACTCAATTTCGGCTACCAGATTAACGTCGAAAATGCCGCAAAAGAAGAAAAGACAAACATCCTCGGTTTGAGCGAAGGTACCGAATGGGGACTCTTCGGTGGCGACGATACCCAGTGGTTCGACGATCACGAACGCGACGAATACCGTACCAAGTACATCCAGAACTGGAAACTGCAAAACGAATTCAAGCTCAACAAGGCTGTAAGCATCGACGTCGGATACAACCTGGAATACCGGACCCAGTACCGTCCGTACCAGCTCCACGGCAATTATATCCTGGAAGACGGAATTTACAAGGACGGCTGGTTTGAAGCCCGTAAGGGAAATCCGACCACCGAAATCGTGAGCAATGGAGACACAACGTTTGTAGATTCGGCCCGCTGGACAGAGTACCTCGCCCTTTCCTCGGAAGACAACCTCGCCTCCAAATTCCAGGAAAGGATTTACAGGAATTCCTGGTCGGCAGGGATTTCCGTGCAGGCCTATCGTTCCATTTTCAGACTCGGTGGCCGCTGGACAATCCGAACCGACGATTCCAAGTTCTACAAGGACAGCCTGATTAGCGATATGGACCTGTCGAACGAAACGATTGCCAAGCTGGGTTACTACTTTGGCGGAGCAGACTTTTTCGAACATTCCTATCCGCTTTCTATCACCACAAACTTGGGAACTATCCAGAACAGCCTTGCCGTAACGCCCCGTTTCAAGAGCTACGAACGTGACGACATGACCGAAAGCGAAATCACCGTAGACGAAGATTTCGAAATCGCGTTTATGAAGAGATTCCTTACGGTAGGCCTTTCGGGCGAGTTCCGCTACATGGTTACTTCCTGGGAAGAAGAAGGCGGAAGTTTCGACGAAAAGGAAACGGACATTCTGGGAACACTCAACCTGACCGTAAACCACACCAAGCGCCTGAGCAGCGAATGGTACGGCGGTACGGCCCTTTATTTCCGCCCGGACAACCTGAGCGACGAATATAAGGATATTTTCGGCGGCATCCGAGTCAACTACGCTTTCTAA
- a CDS encoding NAD(P)/FAD-dependent oxidoreductase yields the protein MFTYRYRELSVALHKKGEYRSALARELRLHPEEIFNLQVERFSLDSRRKGDPKWSYNVIFDLKREVRATGNHAKGLVAATRDKESLETDPQKNSIAMPGHVDVIGAGPSGLWAALHLLRKGFAVDLYEQGKCVEERFRDIRRFFVDRNFNAYSNVLFGEGGAGAFSDGKLNTRTRNLFTEQVLHDMVDFGVDESVVTFAKPHIGTDRLVLLLRKLREEITRLGGKIHFSTTLEDIEIKDGRIVAIQLKEIPAFAGKTSGGNAAIPHWKPCEALVLAVGHSARSIYEMLHARGAALESKAFAMGVRVEHPQQLINMRQLGLNVDTKLTGSAEYFLATPTLNKTSSAYSFCMCPGGVLVPCASEPGTLATNGMSYSRRNGPFANGAIAVPIAASDKLFGGLECQRKIESDAYAVGGKSYAAPAQSIKAFLAHKEDKSLPKSTYPCGLVQSNLWDWMDKTICKSLAEGFQNFDKKIPGFIEEGLIVAPETRTSSPLRMSRNNETLECVNTKGLFVLGEGAGYSGGIVTSAADGVRLAHYAKKDKLV from the coding sequence ATGTTCACCTACCGCTACAGAGAACTTTCCGTCGCCCTTCACAAAAAGGGTGAATACCGCTCTGCGCTCGCCCGCGAACTCCGGCTGCATCCCGAAGAAATTTTCAACTTGCAGGTGGAGCGTTTTTCGCTGGACAGCCGCCGAAAGGGAGACCCGAAGTGGTCTTACAACGTGATTTTTGACCTAAAGCGTGAAGTACGCGCCACGGGGAATCACGCCAAGGGACTTGTGGCGGCAACGCGTGACAAGGAAAGTTTAGAGACCGACCCGCAGAAAAACAGCATCGCGATGCCGGGACATGTCGATGTGATTGGCGCAGGTCCGAGTGGACTTTGGGCAGCATTGCATCTGCTACGGAAAGGCTTTGCGGTTGACTTGTACGAACAGGGAAAATGCGTCGAGGAACGCTTTCGAGATATTCGACGGTTCTTTGTCGACAGGAATTTTAACGCCTACAGCAACGTACTTTTTGGCGAAGGAGGTGCGGGTGCCTTTAGCGATGGAAAGCTGAATACCCGCACCCGGAACCTGTTCACGGAACAGGTTCTACACGACATGGTGGACTTCGGAGTCGACGAATCTGTCGTGACCTTCGCCAAGCCGCATATCGGCACGGACCGCCTCGTTTTACTGCTACGGAAACTACGCGAAGAAATTACACGCCTCGGCGGCAAGATTCATTTTAGCACCACCCTTGAAGACATTGAGATTAAAGATGGACGCATCGTAGCAATTCAGCTGAAAGAGATCCCCGCCTTCGCGGGGAAGACATCAGGCGGGAATGCCGCGATTCCTCACTGGAAACCCTGCGAAGCCTTGGTGCTCGCCGTCGGGCATTCTGCCCGGAGCATTTACGAAATGCTCCACGCCCGTGGCGCAGCACTCGAAAGTAAGGCTTTTGCCATGGGCGTGCGCGTCGAGCACCCGCAGCAGCTCATCAACATGCGTCAGCTGGGCCTGAATGTAGATACCAAGCTCACGGGTTCCGCCGAATATTTTCTCGCCACCCCGACACTGAACAAGACAAGCAGCGCCTACAGTTTCTGCATGTGCCCGGGTGGCGTTCTGGTGCCCTGCGCCTCGGAACCTGGGACCCTTGCCACCAACGGTATGAGCTACAGCCGCCGCAATGGCCCCTTCGCCAACGGTGCCATCGCCGTGCCCATTGCCGCAAGCGACAAACTCTTTGGCGGTCTTGAGTGCCAACGCAAAATTGAAAGCGACGCCTACGCGGTCGGCGGCAAGAGCTACGCCGCCCCAGCACAAAGCATCAAGGCGTTCCTCGCCCACAAAGAAGACAAATCTCTCCCGAAATCCACCTACCCCTGCGGACTCGTACAGAGCAATCTGTGGGACTGGATGGACAAGACCATTTGCAAGAGCCTCGCCGAAGGATTCCAGAATTTCGACAAGAAGATTCCCGGATTCATCGAAGAAGGCCTGATTGTCGCCCCCGAAACCCGCACCAGCAGCCCGCTGCGCATGAGCCGCAACAACGAAACGCTTGAATGCGTGAATACCAAGGGCCTGTTCGTGCTCGGCGAAGGAGCCGGATATTCCGGCGGAATCGTCACCAGCGCCGCCGACGGCGTGCGACTCGCCCACTACGCGAAAAAGGATAAATTGGTATGA
- a CDS encoding RluA family pseudouridine synthase, with protein sequence MITRVIDRNFANMRLDRFLRKAFPDESLSVFFAVIRKKKVRVNGVVGKANQMLQEGDTVCIYENFKSVSEDERTLASSLQTRDENTACHPEQAKHVEGSNAGFAKAKSTWGKTDERRKTRDERNASWGAKELDIVIQTEDYVVVNKPSGLASQPGSGTRPGESLVEYLWEWGRREGLDFKPTIAHRLDQETSGMIIAALHGDTLRDFTRMIREHEVDKFYYALVKGNLKKDKGTIDETLTRTDAAKGSKMKVGETGKDAQKAITHYRVKQHYEGYDLVKIKLETGRMHQIRAHFASIGHPLLGDTRYGDFALNREVKKQLGLHRLFLHSCRLEFVWHGDKIVLDCPLPKELQSVVDQLKPIRHEYR encoded by the coding sequence ATGATTACTCGAGTCATTGACCGCAATTTTGCCAACATGCGCCTCGACCGTTTTTTACGCAAGGCGTTCCCCGACGAATCGCTGTCGGTCTTTTTCGCCGTCATCCGCAAGAAGAAAGTCCGCGTGAACGGCGTGGTGGGAAAAGCGAACCAAATGCTGCAGGAAGGCGACACCGTCTGCATTTACGAGAATTTCAAGAGCGTCAGCGAAGACGAGAGAACGCTCGCAAGCTCGCTACAGACGAGAGACGAAAACACAGCGTGTCATCCTGAGCAAGCGAAGCACGTCGAAGGATCTAACGCCGGTTTCGCCAAAGCCAAGTCTACCTGGGGCAAAACAGACGAGAGACGAAAGACGAGAGACGAAAGGAACGCTTCTTGGGGGGCAAAGGAACTCGACATCGTCATTCAGACCGAAGACTACGTGGTCGTAAACAAGCCCTCGGGACTTGCAAGCCAACCGGGCTCCGGCACACGCCCCGGCGAAAGCCTCGTGGAATACCTGTGGGAATGGGGCCGCCGCGAGGGGCTCGACTTCAAGCCCACTATCGCCCACCGCCTCGACCAGGAAACCTCGGGCATGATCATTGCCGCCCTCCACGGCGATACGCTCCGCGACTTTACGCGCATGATCCGCGAACACGAAGTCGACAAGTTCTATTACGCGCTCGTCAAAGGGAACCTCAAGAAAGACAAGGGAACCATCGACGAGACGCTCACCCGCACCGATGCAGCCAAGGGCTCCAAGATGAAGGTTGGCGAAACCGGAAAGGATGCCCAGAAGGCCATCACGCATTACCGCGTCAAGCAGCACTACGAAGGCTACGACCTGGTAAAAATCAAGCTCGAAACAGGCCGCATGCACCAAATCCGCGCCCACTTCGCAAGCATCGGGCACCCGCTCCTGGGTGACACCCGCTACGGCGATTTCGCGCTCAACCGCGAAGTCAAAAAGCAGCTCGGACTCCACCGGCTTTTCTTGCACAGCTGCCGCCTGGAATTTGTGTGGCACGGCGACAAAATCGTACTCGATTGCCCGCTCCCTAAGGAACTGCAAAGCGTCGTAGATCAGTTAAAGCCTATCCGCCACGAGTACCGGTAA
- the budA gene encoding acetolactate decarboxylase, producing MSACNLNSVEKMYQVSTLNALALGYTRTVVRVSDLLQNGDTGLGTFENCDGEMIVVDGHCYRAADDGSVSETPADLGVPFASVVFLKNQESFAVGAVGNIDSLKALLNVKIEEHFGLNSMHMVRIDGFFKKVNARSESGVKAHHIELKEILFERQKSFEFDHIAGSLVCLYYPDYMEGINAAGWHFHFVSDDKRFGGHVFDLSLEKGEVRMEKITSIELQLPREAAFDTYSLTKASQKDIKQVEQGNK from the coding sequence ATGTCAGCTTGCAATTTGAATTCTGTAGAAAAAATGTACCAGGTGTCCACGTTGAACGCCCTTGCGCTAGGGTATACGCGAACGGTGGTTAGAGTCAGTGACTTGTTGCAGAACGGAGATACAGGGCTTGGAACGTTTGAAAACTGCGACGGCGAAATGATTGTCGTGGATGGTCATTGCTACCGCGCCGCCGATGATGGATCTGTAAGCGAAACTCCTGCTGACCTGGGGGTTCCCTTTGCTTCGGTCGTATTCCTAAAGAATCAGGAATCGTTTGCGGTTGGTGCCGTCGGGAATATCGATAGCCTCAAGGCTTTGCTGAATGTGAAAATCGAAGAACACTTCGGTCTCAATAGTATGCACATGGTGCGGATAGATGGATTCTTCAAGAAAGTGAATGCTCGCTCCGAAAGTGGCGTCAAGGCGCATCACATAGAACTGAAGGAGATTCTGTTTGAACGGCAGAAGTCGTTTGAATTCGATCATATCGCGGGTTCGCTAGTTTGTCTATACTATCCCGACTATATGGAAGGTATCAACGCGGCCGGGTGGCATTTCCACTTTGTGTCCGATGATAAACGCTTTGGCGGACACGTCTTTGACCTTTCGCTAGAAAAGGGGGAGGTCCGGATGGAGAAGATAACATCCATCGAATTGCAACTTCCGCGAGAGGCCGCTTTTGATACATATTCCCTGACGAAAGCCTCGCAAAAGGACATCAAGCAAGTCGAGCAGGGAAATAAATAG
- a CDS encoding TIGR02171 family protein: MKFLSAVIVFLFLMGCSSETSSSSNQSDNENQSDFVEVEGMVQLKSGSVSIGSNDKSFKANERPAMEVILDYDFYMGIHEVTCGEYASVAKKAKLKTFKKCENDSLPLTDITYYDAILFANAKSKQDNLDTAYTYSKPLYDDDGHCTEMEGFAFHPDANAFRLPTEAEWVYAASLAWDVKKSWNSDNSDYKLHPVCSIWTDSTGFCDMAGNAMEWVNDWMGTFRDTTVTNYVGAPDGGDLGERIVKGGRYSSTPKELNPYSRGDVYTVTSATRADYVGFRLAFGKIPNPLWMGDDGKSQSSVITPLAQSETLKKLTGTYNVKLSFRNDISGNIAYIDYLNGTVSVKEITKNVSAYHPEISPDGNWIAYCTGFEGVSGKTTIYVQNFDTENHIKVKLKTESAAIPRWNVLENGDTVIVYVNDAGNNKENATFKGTSTWQVKFKNGKFGKPQKLFDGAYHGGISEDRTLAVSGTRILRARVAKKGSTITDKASDIVWYDSAQACNVSLSQDGTKRTAFLDFGGKPGKKFVGESYATHERVLIADSTGKLVQSLKAPTGYTFDHTEWATNGEKSIIVATLSNTNGAHTKVVLINPTDSSITEIVEGEEVWHPNLWVKRNHIKYSSSSAISSSSAIRISSSNSSSSTVIIESSSSSYDSNISSSIVVQEKSSNSNYSFELDPDSAGAYYRSSGPNRDADQWRYKMEFLWQYKDTANLVVLGSSRAYHGINPMLFSTPVFAINLGVSRNAIAGTHYLFNHYVLPHVRNLKYVVLTVDNDLWNDTESFFTSDYKSYPGYVYDANHNFWIDHFPEQLVEYTYESLGNSIKGQMLRKMRGYYDVTSCSWGKPAVEQDSNWLQKRYKYYYENFEMLKDLAKTCFEHNIILIGIITPRSPQYKETGSFGYHGLLRSEAPALIQEIADIGKTYPNFILMDENKMGNHDYTEDMAFDFDHLNRNGAAQLTARIDALLKTLE; encoded by the coding sequence ATGAAATTCTTATCGGCAGTTATTGTATTCCTATTTCTAATGGGCTGCAGCAGCGAAACAAGCAGTTCAAGCAATCAGTCAGATAACGAAAATCAATCGGATTTCGTCGAAGTCGAAGGAATGGTCCAACTAAAGAGCGGATCCGTTTCCATCGGTTCCAATGACAAAAGCTTCAAGGCAAACGAACGCCCCGCCATGGAAGTCATACTCGATTACGACTTCTACATGGGCATCCACGAGGTCACCTGTGGCGAATACGCCAGTGTAGCCAAAAAAGCCAAGCTCAAGACCTTCAAAAAATGCGAAAATGACAGTCTCCCCCTCACCGACATCACCTACTACGACGCCATCCTTTTTGCAAACGCCAAGAGCAAACAGGATAACCTAGATACAGCCTATACCTATAGCAAGCCCCTGTATGACGACGACGGGCACTGCACGGAAATGGAAGGTTTTGCATTTCACCCTGATGCGAACGCATTTCGGCTTCCCACCGAGGCGGAATGGGTCTATGCGGCAAGCCTTGCCTGGGACGTAAAGAAAAGCTGGAATAGCGACAATTCCGATTACAAGCTTCATCCGGTCTGTAGCATATGGACAGACTCCACCGGATTCTGTGACATGGCCGGAAACGCGATGGAATGGGTGAATGACTGGATGGGAACATTCCGCGACACAACCGTCACCAACTATGTGGGGGCTCCCGATGGCGGTGACCTGGGAGAAAGAATCGTAAAAGGGGGCCGTTATTCCTCTACCCCAAAAGAGCTCAACCCATACAGTAGAGGGGATGTCTATACGGTCACATCAGCCACAAGAGCCGATTACGTTGGCTTTAGACTCGCGTTCGGAAAAATTCCGAACCCACTCTGGATGGGTGACGACGGTAAATCACAATCAAGCGTCATTACCCCACTAGCCCAAAGCGAGACACTCAAAAAGCTAACAGGCACATACAACGTAAAACTTTCCTTCCGCAACGATATTTCCGGAAATATCGCCTATATCGACTACCTGAACGGAACGGTTTCTGTCAAGGAAATTACAAAAAATGTCAGCGCGTACCATCCAGAAATTTCTCCCGACGGAAACTGGATTGCCTATTGCACCGGATTCGAAGGCGTCTCGGGCAAAACAACAATTTACGTTCAAAACTTTGATACCGAGAATCACATCAAGGTAAAGCTCAAAACAGAAAGTGCCGCAATCCCCCGCTGGAACGTCCTTGAAAACGGCGACACCGTCATTGTCTACGTAAACGACGCCGGGAACAACAAGGAAAACGCAACGTTCAAAGGAACCTCAACCTGGCAGGTCAAATTCAAGAATGGAAAATTCGGAAAGCCACAGAAACTTTTCGACGGAGCATACCATGGAGGCATCAGCGAAGACCGCACCCTGGCTGTTTCGGGCACAAGGATTCTGCGGGCCCGTGTTGCGAAAAAAGGCTCAACCATAACCGACAAAGCAAGCGACATTGTTTGGTACGATTCAGCCCAAGCCTGCAACGTATCGCTTTCCCAAGATGGAACCAAGCGCACCGCATTCCTCGACTTCGGTGGAAAACCGGGCAAGAAATTTGTCGGCGAAAGCTACGCCACTCACGAAAGAGTCTTGATTGCAGACAGCACCGGGAAACTAGTTCAATCGCTCAAGGCCCCCACGGGTTATACATTCGACCATACGGAATGGGCAACCAACGGTGAAAAATCCATTATCGTAGCAACGCTCAGCAACACAAACGGCGCACATACCAAAGTAGTCCTCATCAACCCGACAGACAGCTCCATTACCGAAATCGTCGAGGGCGAAGAGGTTTGGCATCCGAACCTATGGGTAAAAAGAAATCATATAAAGTACAGTTCGAGTAGTGCCATCAGCAGCAGCTCTGCTATCCGCATCAGCTCGAGTAACTCCAGTAGCAGCACGGTTATTATTGAAAGCAGCTCGTCGTCATACGATTCAAATATTTCGAGCAGCATTGTCGTTCAAGAAAAATCCTCCAATTCTAATTACAGCTTTGAACTTGACCCAGACAGTGCCGGAGCCTACTACCGATCTTCGGGGCCCAATAGAGACGCAGACCAATGGCGTTATAAAATGGAATTCCTTTGGCAATATAAGGATACGGCTAATTTGGTTGTACTGGGATCGTCTCGTGCCTACCACGGCATAAATCCAATGCTGTTCAGCACACCCGTTTTCGCTATCAACCTAGGGGTATCCAGAAATGCAATCGCGGGAACCCATTACCTTTTCAACCATTACGTGTTACCCCATGTAAGGAATCTAAAATATGTCGTATTGACCGTAGATAATGATTTATGGAATGACACCGAATCCTTTTTTACATCAGATTACAAATCATACCCCGGTTACGTTTACGATGCCAATCACAATTTTTGGATAGATCATTTTCCGGAACAACTCGTAGAATACACCTACGAATCATTAGGAAACAGCATCAAAGGGCAAATGCTTAGAAAAATGCGTGGTTATTATGACGTAACGTCCTGCTCTTGGGGAAAACCAGCTGTAGAACAAGACAGTAATTGGTTGCAAAAGCGATATAAATATTACTACGAAAACTTTGAAATGCTAAAGGATCTGGCAAAAACGTGCTTTGAACATAACATCATCCTTATCGGAATAATCACTCCACGTAGTCCACAATACAAGGAAACAGGATCTTTTGGTTACCATGGACTGTTGCGTAGCGAAGCCCCTGCCCTCATTCAGGAAATTGCAGACATTGGCAAGACGTATCCCAACTTTATCCTGATGGACGAAAATAAAATGGGCAACCACGACTATACAGAAGACATGGCGTTCGACTTCGATCATCTTAATAGAAATGGTGCGGCACAACTAACGGCACGAATAGACGCTCTATTGAAAACTTTAGAATAA